A genomic region of Platichthys flesus chromosome 4, fPlaFle2.1, whole genome shotgun sequence contains the following coding sequences:
- the eif3k gene encoding eukaryotic translation initiation factor 3 subunit K isoform X1, with the protein MASSFEQMRTNVGELLRGIDRYNPENLATLERYVETQAKENAYDLEANLAVLKLYQFNPAYFQVTVTSQILLKALTNLPHTDFTLCKCMIDQTHQQEERPIRQILYLGNLLETCHFQSFWTSLEENSELIDGITGFENSVRKFICHVVGITYQTIEHRLLAEMLGDPLDTQVKVWMNKHGWTEDEDGQIFIFNQEESVKPKNIVEKIDFESVSSIMATSQ; encoded by the exons ATGGCGTCGTCTTTCGAGCAGATGCGGACGAACGTGGGGGAGCTGCTCCGGGGCATCGACCG gtacAACCCAGAGAACCTGGCGACGCTGGAGCGTTACGTGGAGACGCAGGCGAAGGAGAACGCCTACGACCTGGAGGCCAACCTGGCCGTCCTGAAGCT GTACCAGTTTAACCCCGCCTACTTCCAGGTGACGGTGACGTCCCAGATTCTCCTGAAGGCGCTGACCAACCTGCCGCACACCGACTTCACGCTGTGCAAGTGCATGATCGACCAGACACAC CAGCAAGAGGAACGTCCCATCAGACAGATCCTGTACCTGGGGAACCTGCTGGAGACGTGTCACTTCCAGAGCTTCTGG ACGAGTCTGGAGGAGAACAGCGAGCTCATCGACGGCATCACTGGATTTGAGAATTCAGTTCGTAAAT tcaTCTGTCATGTAGTGGGCATCACCTACCAGACCATCGAGCACCGGTTACTGGCTGAGATGTTGGGAGATCCACTGG ACACGCAGGTGAAGGTGTGGATGAACAAACACGGCTGGACGGAGGACGAGGACGGTCAGATCTTCATCTTCAACCAGGAGGAGAGCGTCAAGCCCAAGAACATCGTGGAGAAGATCGACTTCGAGA GTGTATCCAGCATCATGGCCACATCTCagtga
- the eif3k gene encoding eukaryotic translation initiation factor 3 subunit K isoform X2 yields the protein MASSFEQMRTNVGELLRGIDRYNPENLATLERYVETQAKENAYDLEANLAVLKLYQFNPAYFQVTVTSQILLKALTNLPHTDFTLCKCMIDQTHQEERPIRQILYLGNLLETCHFQSFWTSLEENSELIDGITGFENSVRKFICHVVGITYQTIEHRLLAEMLGDPLDTQVKVWMNKHGWTEDEDGQIFIFNQEESVKPKNIVEKIDFESVSSIMATSQ from the exons ATGGCGTCGTCTTTCGAGCAGATGCGGACGAACGTGGGGGAGCTGCTCCGGGGCATCGACCG gtacAACCCAGAGAACCTGGCGACGCTGGAGCGTTACGTGGAGACGCAGGCGAAGGAGAACGCCTACGACCTGGAGGCCAACCTGGCCGTCCTGAAGCT GTACCAGTTTAACCCCGCCTACTTCCAGGTGACGGTGACGTCCCAGATTCTCCTGAAGGCGCTGACCAACCTGCCGCACACCGACTTCACGCTGTGCAAGTGCATGATCGACCAGACACAC CAAGAGGAACGTCCCATCAGACAGATCCTGTACCTGGGGAACCTGCTGGAGACGTGTCACTTCCAGAGCTTCTGG ACGAGTCTGGAGGAGAACAGCGAGCTCATCGACGGCATCACTGGATTTGAGAATTCAGTTCGTAAAT tcaTCTGTCATGTAGTGGGCATCACCTACCAGACCATCGAGCACCGGTTACTGGCTGAGATGTTGGGAGATCCACTGG ACACGCAGGTGAAGGTGTGGATGAACAAACACGGCTGGACGGAGGACGAGGACGGTCAGATCTTCATCTTCAACCAGGAGGAGAGCGTCAAGCCCAAGAACATCGTGGAGAAGATCGACTTCGAGA GTGTATCCAGCATCATGGCCACATCTCagtga
- the LOC133951618 gene encoding mitogen-activated protein kinase kinase kinase kinase 5-like isoform X2, whose protein sequence is MDLHHSRAALEISTRNPQDDFEILLRVGGGTYGEVFKARNKQNGELAAIKVIKMEPEDDFSIIQQEIVIVKSCKHSNIVAYYGSYIRANTLWICMEFCGGGSLQDIYHVTGPLSEPQIAYICREMLQGLDYLHAQKKIHRDIKGANILLNNQGEVKLADFGISAQITATLARRMSFIGTPYWMAPEVAAVEIKGGYNELCDIWSVGITAVELAELQPPMFDVHPLRVLFLMSKNGYQPPKLKDKSKWSSMFYNFVKAMLVRNPKKRPGASKMLQNAFLTQQGLRQELTLDLLEKFHHPEKLKRCLVTDDEEMEVAAPGSLRRIQSINKHNKAERTNSDMSLEQIYTQRTLRKDSPNLRLCVGSTGSNKSAVRDEDTESDDDYDDVDVPTIQATSNTSDNTPPPLPPKPKARTSSEESIPGEDDRLRKPCSLYAPPLLRTSSGTQVGPTPQPRSSRHSDPESLSVQFNDPPLDLPPELPPKGLRRRQLLSKDRAECGSPVMKKPPVYFKKIFQGCPLKINCSTTWENPATKDQHLILGAEEGIYTLNLNSSETTMELLYPGKCTWVYTINHVLMSVSGKSLQLHSHSLKELFEQARKDQRMVALPTHRLLPRKYAVTCKIPDTKGCRTCSVGSLQRGCVFLCCALESSVVLLQWYEPMHKFMLIKHFDFPLPNPLRVFEMVVAPQQEYPLICIGVSRGPSPNLPVNVEYMNLNSNTSWFTSSGLEKPCPDIVQVNQLDSNSLLVLLEKSVYIVDLRGELKASRPQTHETTFSRDVESAVYFEDTLLAVWRHGWMRRGQGSTEALEETTDQKKIYRLVQSDRMVILETRKADDQSGLSNLSILENAESYVLLA, encoded by the exons ATGGACCttcatcacagcagagcagctctGGAAATCTCCACCAGGAATCCTCAGGACGACTTTGAGATCCTGCTGCGAGTCGGAGGAGGAACCTACGGAGAAGTGTTCAAG gcacGGAACAAGCAGAATGGAGAGCTGGCTGCTATCAAGGTCATCAAGATGGAGCCAG aggatgactTCTCCATCATCCAGCAGGAGATCGTCATCGTGAAAAGCTGCAAACATTCCAACATCGTGGCGTATTACGGGAGCTACATACG AGCCAATACACTGTGGATCTGCATGGAGTTCTGTGGAGGAGGCTCCCTGCAGGACATCTACCACG TGACTGGTCCTCTGTCTGAACCTCAGATCGCCTACATCTGCAGGGAGATGCTCCAA gGCCTGGATTACCTGCACGCacaaaagaaaatccacagaGATATCAAG GGTGCCAACATCCTCCTCAACAACCAGGGCGAGGTCAAGCTGG CGGACTTTGGGATATCAGCTCAGATCACAGCTACTCTGGCTCGGAGGATGTCCTTCATCGGGACGCCTTATTG GATGGCTCCGGAGGTGGCAGCGGTGGAGATAAAGGGCGGCTACAATGAGCTGTGTGACATCTGGTCAGTGGGCATCACGGCTGTGGAGCTGGCCGAGCTGCAGCCGCCGATGTTTGACGTCCACCCGCTGCG CGTCCTGTTCCTCATGTCTAAGAACGGCTACCAGCCCCCGAAACTGAAGGACAAGTCCAAATG GTCGTCCATGTTTTATAACTTTGTGAAGGCCATGTTGGTTCGAAACCCGAAGAAACGACCCGGCGCCTCCAAGATGCTCCAA aatGCCTTTCTGACCCAGCAGGGTCTGAGGCAGGAACTGACCCTGGATCTGCTGGAGAAGTTCCATCACCCTGAGAAACTGAAGCGCTGCCTGGTGACAGATGACGAGGAGATGGAG GTGGCTGCTCCCGGGTCTCTGAGGAGGATCCAGTCgatcaacaaacacaacaaggcAGAGAGAACCAACTCAGACATGAGCT TGGAACAGATTTACACTCAGAGGACTCTGAGGAAAGACTCACCAAAT ttaCGACTTTGTGTGGGATCAACTGGCAGTAACAAGAGTGCAGTGAG GGACGAGGACACAGAGTCAGACGATGACTACGATGACGTGGACGT TCCGACAATACAGGCCACCAG CAACACATCTGATAACACtccacctccacttcctccgAAG CCCAAAGCACGGACGAGCTCAGAGGAAAGCATCCCGGGGGAAGATGATCGGCTGAGGAAACCCTGCTCCCTGTACGCCCCCCCGCTCCTCAGGACCTCCAGTGGGACGCAAGTCGGTCCCACACCCCAACCTCGCTCCTCTCGACACTCGG accCCGAGTCCTTATCTGTCCAGTTTAATGACCCCCCACTAGACCTCCCTCCTGAGCTCCCTCCTAAAGGACTACGGCGACGACAACTGTTATCGAAG GACCGTGCTGAGTGTGGGAGCCCGGTCATGAAGAAACCTCCT GTCTACTTTAAGAAGATCTTCCAGGGCTGCCCTCTTAAAATAAACTGCTCCACCACCTGGGAAAACCCGGCCACCAAAG ACCAGCATCTGATCCTGGGGGCGGAGGAAGGGATCTACACCCTGAACCTCAACAGCTCAGAGACCACGATGGAGCTG TTGTATCCAGGGAAGTGTACCTGGGTCTACACCATTAATCACGTCCTCATGTCCGTATCAG GGAAGTCGCTGCAGCTTCACTCCCATTCGCTGAAGGAGTTGTTCGAACAGGCTCGGAAAGACCAGAGGATGGTCGCCCTGCCGACACACAGACTGCTACCTAG GAAATACGCCGTGACGTGTAAAATACCTGATACAAAAGGCTGCAGGACGTGTTCAGTTG GCAGCCTGCAGCGAggctgtgtgttcctgtgctgTGCTCTGGAGTCCAgtgtggtgctgctgcagtggtaCGAGCCCATGCACAAGTTCATGCTCATCAAG CATTTCGACTTCCCCCTTCCCAACCCTCTGCGGGTGTTTGAGATGGTGGTGGCGCCCCAGCAGGAGTACCCACTGATCTGCATCGGGGTGTCCCGGGGACCCAGCCCCAACCTGCCAGTCAATGTAGAATACATGAACCTCAACTCCAACACGTCCTGGTTCACCAGCTCCGGCCTGG agaaaCCTTGCCCAGACATTGTGCAGGTAAACCAGCTGGACAGTAACTCACTGCTCGTCCTCCTAGAAA agtcagTATATATAGTTGATCTGAGGGGGGAGCTGAAGGCCAGCAGGCCCCAGACCCACGAGACCACCTTCTCTCGTGATGTGGAGTCTGCAG TGTATTTCGAGGACACGCTGTTGGCGGTGTGGCGTCACGGCTGGATGAGGAGAGGACAGGGTTCCACTGAGGCGCTGGAGGAAACCACCGACCAGAAGAAGATCTACAGATTGGTGCAGTCGGACAG
- the LOC133951618 gene encoding mitogen-activated protein kinase kinase kinase kinase 5-like isoform X1, with translation MDLHHSRAALEISTRNPQDDFEILLRVGGGTYGEVFKARNKQNGELAAIKVIKMEPEDDFSIIQQEIVIVKSCKHSNIVAYYGSYIRANTLWICMEFCGGGSLQDIYHVTGPLSEPQIAYICREMLQGLDYLHAQKKIHRDIKGANILLNNQGEVKLADFGISAQITATLARRMSFIGTPYWMAPEVAAVEIKGGYNELCDIWSVGITAVELAELQPPMFDVHPLRVLFLMSKNGYQPPKLKDKSKWSSMFYNFVKAMLVRNPKKRPGASKMLQNAFLTQQGLRQELTLDLLEKFHHPEKLKRCLVTDDEEMEVAAPGSLRRIQSINKHNKAERTNSDMSLEQIYTQRTLRKDSPNVTLRLCVGSTGSNKSAVRDEDTESDDDYDDVDVPTIQATSNTSDNTPPPLPPKPKARTSSEESIPGEDDRLRKPCSLYAPPLLRTSSGTQVGPTPQPRSSRHSDPESLSVQFNDPPLDLPPELPPKGLRRRQLLSKDRAECGSPVMKKPPVYFKKIFQGCPLKINCSTTWENPATKDQHLILGAEEGIYTLNLNSSETTMELLYPGKCTWVYTINHVLMSVSGKSLQLHSHSLKELFEQARKDQRMVALPTHRLLPRKYAVTCKIPDTKGCRTCSVGSLQRGCVFLCCALESSVVLLQWYEPMHKFMLIKHFDFPLPNPLRVFEMVVAPQQEYPLICIGVSRGPSPNLPVNVEYMNLNSNTSWFTSSGLEKPCPDIVQVNQLDSNSLLVLLEKSVYIVDLRGELKASRPQTHETTFSRDVESAVYFEDTLLAVWRHGWMRRGQGSTEALEETTDQKKIYRLVQSDRMVILETRKADDQSGLSNLSILENAESYVLLA, from the exons ATGGACCttcatcacagcagagcagctctGGAAATCTCCACCAGGAATCCTCAGGACGACTTTGAGATCCTGCTGCGAGTCGGAGGAGGAACCTACGGAGAAGTGTTCAAG gcacGGAACAAGCAGAATGGAGAGCTGGCTGCTATCAAGGTCATCAAGATGGAGCCAG aggatgactTCTCCATCATCCAGCAGGAGATCGTCATCGTGAAAAGCTGCAAACATTCCAACATCGTGGCGTATTACGGGAGCTACATACG AGCCAATACACTGTGGATCTGCATGGAGTTCTGTGGAGGAGGCTCCCTGCAGGACATCTACCACG TGACTGGTCCTCTGTCTGAACCTCAGATCGCCTACATCTGCAGGGAGATGCTCCAA gGCCTGGATTACCTGCACGCacaaaagaaaatccacagaGATATCAAG GGTGCCAACATCCTCCTCAACAACCAGGGCGAGGTCAAGCTGG CGGACTTTGGGATATCAGCTCAGATCACAGCTACTCTGGCTCGGAGGATGTCCTTCATCGGGACGCCTTATTG GATGGCTCCGGAGGTGGCAGCGGTGGAGATAAAGGGCGGCTACAATGAGCTGTGTGACATCTGGTCAGTGGGCATCACGGCTGTGGAGCTGGCCGAGCTGCAGCCGCCGATGTTTGACGTCCACCCGCTGCG CGTCCTGTTCCTCATGTCTAAGAACGGCTACCAGCCCCCGAAACTGAAGGACAAGTCCAAATG GTCGTCCATGTTTTATAACTTTGTGAAGGCCATGTTGGTTCGAAACCCGAAGAAACGACCCGGCGCCTCCAAGATGCTCCAA aatGCCTTTCTGACCCAGCAGGGTCTGAGGCAGGAACTGACCCTGGATCTGCTGGAGAAGTTCCATCACCCTGAGAAACTGAAGCGCTGCCTGGTGACAGATGACGAGGAGATGGAG GTGGCTGCTCCCGGGTCTCTGAGGAGGATCCAGTCgatcaacaaacacaacaaggcAGAGAGAACCAACTCAGACATGAGCT TGGAACAGATTTACACTCAGAGGACTCTGAGGAAAGACTCACCAAATGTAACG ttaCGACTTTGTGTGGGATCAACTGGCAGTAACAAGAGTGCAGTGAG GGACGAGGACACAGAGTCAGACGATGACTACGATGACGTGGACGT TCCGACAATACAGGCCACCAG CAACACATCTGATAACACtccacctccacttcctccgAAG CCCAAAGCACGGACGAGCTCAGAGGAAAGCATCCCGGGGGAAGATGATCGGCTGAGGAAACCCTGCTCCCTGTACGCCCCCCCGCTCCTCAGGACCTCCAGTGGGACGCAAGTCGGTCCCACACCCCAACCTCGCTCCTCTCGACACTCGG accCCGAGTCCTTATCTGTCCAGTTTAATGACCCCCCACTAGACCTCCCTCCTGAGCTCCCTCCTAAAGGACTACGGCGACGACAACTGTTATCGAAG GACCGTGCTGAGTGTGGGAGCCCGGTCATGAAGAAACCTCCT GTCTACTTTAAGAAGATCTTCCAGGGCTGCCCTCTTAAAATAAACTGCTCCACCACCTGGGAAAACCCGGCCACCAAAG ACCAGCATCTGATCCTGGGGGCGGAGGAAGGGATCTACACCCTGAACCTCAACAGCTCAGAGACCACGATGGAGCTG TTGTATCCAGGGAAGTGTACCTGGGTCTACACCATTAATCACGTCCTCATGTCCGTATCAG GGAAGTCGCTGCAGCTTCACTCCCATTCGCTGAAGGAGTTGTTCGAACAGGCTCGGAAAGACCAGAGGATGGTCGCCCTGCCGACACACAGACTGCTACCTAG GAAATACGCCGTGACGTGTAAAATACCTGATACAAAAGGCTGCAGGACGTGTTCAGTTG GCAGCCTGCAGCGAggctgtgtgttcctgtgctgTGCTCTGGAGTCCAgtgtggtgctgctgcagtggtaCGAGCCCATGCACAAGTTCATGCTCATCAAG CATTTCGACTTCCCCCTTCCCAACCCTCTGCGGGTGTTTGAGATGGTGGTGGCGCCCCAGCAGGAGTACCCACTGATCTGCATCGGGGTGTCCCGGGGACCCAGCCCCAACCTGCCAGTCAATGTAGAATACATGAACCTCAACTCCAACACGTCCTGGTTCACCAGCTCCGGCCTGG agaaaCCTTGCCCAGACATTGTGCAGGTAAACCAGCTGGACAGTAACTCACTGCTCGTCCTCCTAGAAA agtcagTATATATAGTTGATCTGAGGGGGGAGCTGAAGGCCAGCAGGCCCCAGACCCACGAGACCACCTTCTCTCGTGATGTGGAGTCTGCAG TGTATTTCGAGGACACGCTGTTGGCGGTGTGGCGTCACGGCTGGATGAGGAGAGGACAGGGTTCCACTGAGGCGCTGGAGGAAACCACCGACCAGAAGAAGATCTACAGATTGGTGCAGTCGGACAG